A single genomic interval of Deinococcus aerophilus harbors:
- a CDS encoding PHP domain-containing protein, producing MQNNLVFREGVQVMRVDLHVHTEVSHDCRTRLRDIPAWMLRTNTRAIAVTDHDQQRGGPELATIVADLGLAERLSIIPGEEVTTSEGELNALFLQERIPRGLTPEDTVREIKAQGGLVMLQHGFDPLKRYRLRPEATLRIADDIDIVETFNSRLSRHRWNLTAATWAHERGLSVCAGSDAHTLRDIGEAWVETPFRLIRSPQDLLAALRDGSVGGRWTHPVYAYGRKQWRTLGGRFRRD from the coding sequence ATGCAGAACAACCTCGTGTTCCGGGAGGGCGTGCAGGTGATGCGGGTGGACCTGCACGTCCATACCGAGGTCAGCCATGACTGCCGCACGCGGCTGCGCGACATTCCCGCGTGGATGCTGCGGACCAACACACGGGCCATTGCCGTCACCGACCATGACCAGCAACGGGGCGGCCCCGAACTCGCCACAATCGTGGCGGACCTGGGCCTCGCCGAGCGCCTGAGCATCATTCCCGGCGAGGAGGTCACGACTTCGGAGGGCGAGCTGAATGCCCTGTTCCTGCAGGAACGCATTCCCCGGGGGCTGACCCCCGAGGACACCGTCCGCGAGATCAAGGCCCAGGGAGGACTGGTCATGCTGCAACACGGCTTCGATCCCCTCAAGCGCTACCGCCTGCGCCCCGAGGCCACCCTGCGGATTGCCGACGACATCGATATCGTCGAGACCTTCAATTCGCGTCTGTCGCGTCACCGCTGGAACCTCACGGCGGCAACGTGGGCCCACGAGCGCGGGCTGTCAGTCTGTGCCGGCAGTGACGCCCACACCCTACGCGACATCGGGGAAGCGTGGGTGGAAACCCCTTTCCGTCTTATCCGCTCGCCCCAGGACCTGCTGGCGGCCCTGCGGGACGGCAGCGTGGGGGGCAGGTGGACCCATCCCGTCTACGCCTACGGACGCAAACAGTGGCGCACGCTGGGCGGACGCTTCCGGCGAGACTGA
- a CDS encoding diacylglycerol/lipid kinase family protein has protein sequence MTANEVTVITAASAAPVQPPSATLIFNPGAGGSGHSSPEGLTEALHGIGYRPVYRATDSEDALQGALAGATGTVFVAGGDGTIRAAALRLAGRPNVTLGVIPMGTANNIARTLGVCGEPQDVIAAYADARAVPFDVGRVRAPWGEDTFLEALGCGAFADVLADYDPESGKSPLRAVGAIGSALSGLNPLPLTLSLDGAAQPELAHLLLEVMNTPATGPRLPLCSGADPCDGWLDVVSVNAEERDGLLAYAAALARDGFGELPSVQRARARSIDIPYLGQAFHVDGEVRPARPDLTGTVHVEIEAAALRVLRPNGRD, from the coding sequence ATGACGGCGAACGAAGTCACGGTCATCACGGCGGCTTCGGCCGCGCCGGTACAGCCGCCCTCGGCCACCCTGATCTTCAATCCGGGGGCAGGCGGCAGCGGCCACAGCAGTCCAGAAGGGCTCACCGAGGCGCTGCATGGCATCGGCTACCGCCCGGTCTACCGGGCCACCGACAGCGAGGACGCTCTGCAGGGAGCGCTCGCCGGGGCGACAGGAACCGTATTCGTGGCGGGGGGCGACGGTACCATCCGCGCCGCTGCGCTGCGGCTGGCCGGGCGGCCGAATGTCACGCTGGGTGTGATCCCCATGGGCACGGCCAACAACATCGCCCGCACCCTGGGAGTCTGCGGCGAGCCGCAGGACGTGATCGCCGCTTACGCGGACGCGCGGGCAGTGCCCTTTGACGTGGGCCGGGTCCGGGCCCCCTGGGGCGAGGACACGTTTCTGGAAGCGCTGGGGTGCGGCGCCTTTGCCGACGTGCTCGCCGACTACGATCCCGAAAGCGGCAAGAGCCCTCTGCGCGCGGTGGGGGCCATCGGCTCGGCGCTCAGCGGCCTCAATCCGCTGCCGCTGACCCTCTCGCTGGACGGCGCCGCCCAGCCCGAACTGGCCCACCTGTTGCTGGAGGTCATGAACACCCCCGCCACCGGCCCCCGCCTGCCGCTGTGCAGTGGGGCCGACCCCTGCGACGGCTGGCTGGATGTGGTGAGCGTGAATGCCGAGGAGCGCGACGGCCTGCTCGCCTACGCGGCGGCCCTGGCGCGGGACGGTTTCGGAGAACTGCCGAGCGTGCAGCGGGCGCGCGCACGAAGCATCGACATTCCCTACCTGGGCCAGGCATTTCATGTAGACGGTGAGGTTCGCCCGGCCCGGCCGGACCTGACCGGGACCGTGCATGTCGAGATCGAGGCGGCGGCCCTGAGGGTGCTGCGGCCCAACGGCAGGGACTGA
- a CDS encoding diacylglycerol/lipid kinase family protein, giving the protein MTVPRSGSADLTPAVLIYNASSGQGRRTTPDELRDALWSAGFDARHRPTAHASDLNAALADVTGPVFVAGGDGSFRAAALHLVGRAGVTVGVIPLGTSNNIARTLGLDDDPLALAGRYRDGLSAPFDAGRIRAPWGEDVFFEACGCGVFADVLHAYDPDAPKSPFRAVGALMEVLPDFEPLELQITVEGQLYPGPPLTLLEVMNIQATSNSLRLAPDAHPGDGLLNLIRVNGEERDGLIAYVASLMGGTFDELPSVREHVTPRLQVSYHGQVFHVDGETREPGPPGGAVDIEVWPAALQVLRPAGG; this is encoded by the coding sequence ATGACCGTGCCCCGCTCCGGCTCCGCCGACCTGACGCCCGCCGTCCTGATCTACAACGCCAGCTCGGGACAGGGCAGGCGGACCACGCCGGACGAGCTGCGGGACGCCCTGTGGAGCGCCGGATTCGACGCCCGCCACCGGCCCACGGCCCACGCCAGTGACCTGAACGCCGCGCTGGCGGACGTGACCGGGCCGGTGTTCGTGGCGGGCGGCGACGGCTCCTTCCGCGCCGCCGCGCTGCACCTGGTGGGCCGGGCCGGGGTGACGGTGGGCGTGATTCCGCTGGGCACGTCGAACAACATCGCCCGTACCCTGGGGCTGGACGACGACCCACTGGCGCTGGCCGGACGGTACCGGGACGGCCTGAGCGCGCCGTTTGATGCCGGGCGCATTCGGGCGCCCTGGGGAGAGGACGTGTTTTTCGAGGCCTGCGGCTGTGGCGTTTTTGCCGACGTGCTGCATGCCTACGATCCGGACGCTCCCAAGAGTCCGTTTCGCGCGGTGGGGGCCCTGATGGAGGTGCTTCCCGACTTCGAGCCGCTGGAGCTGCAGATCACCGTGGAGGGGCAGCTTTACCCTGGTCCGCCCCTGACCCTGCTGGAGGTCATGAACATCCAGGCGACGAGCAACAGCCTGCGTCTGGCTCCGGACGCCCACCCCGGTGACGGCCTGCTGAACCTGATCCGGGTGAACGGCGAGGAACGTGACGGCCTGATCGCTTACGTCGCCTCGCTGATGGGCGGCACCTTTGATGAACTGCCCAGCGTGCGGGAACACGTCACCCCACGCCTGCAGGTGTCGTACCACGGTCAGGTGTTTCATGTGGACGGCGAGACCCGCGAGCCCGGTCCGCCCGGCGGCGCGGTGGACATTGAGGTGTGGCCCGCCGCCCTGCAGGTGCTGCGCCCCGCTGGCGGCTGA
- a CDS encoding phosphatase PAP2 family protein: protein MPRPRRAGLSRLAAGALAALLLLSALTWPVVRDGLLPFDLPVTLWLRGHAGPGWVGAARILNIGGSLAVVVPVTLLGVALLWRQRTQAAVLLGGMTTALLLQLVLNAAVARPRPTLLPHLVAASGLAYPSGHSTLAAALGTLLSAAAWRTRWRWPVLALAALYAGLMGAARVVLGVHHPSDVLAGWLLGVGVGLLAASAGEGVSG, encoded by the coding sequence ATGCCCAGGCCCCGGCGCGCCGGCCTGAGCCGGCTGGCTGCGGGAGCGCTGGCTGCCCTGCTGTTGCTGTCCGCGCTGACCTGGCCTGTGGTGAGGGACGGACTCCTGCCCTTCGACCTGCCCGTGACCCTGTGGTTGCGCGGTCACGCGGGCCCCGGCTGGGTGGGCGCGGCGCGCATTCTGAACATTGGCGGCAGCCTGGCCGTCGTGGTGCCCGTAACGCTGCTGGGGGTGGCCCTGCTGTGGCGGCAGCGGACGCAGGCCGCCGTGCTGCTGGGCGGCATGACCACGGCCCTGCTGCTGCAACTCGTCCTGAACGCCGCTGTTGCCCGGCCCCGTCCCACGCTGCTGCCGCATCTGGTGGCTGCCTCGGGGCTGGCCTATCCCAGCGGCCACAGCACCCTGGCCGCCGCGCTGGGCACCCTGCTGAGCGCCGCGGCGTGGCGCACGCGCTGGCGCTGGCCGGTGCTGGCCCTGGCCGCGCTATACGCGGGGCTGATGGGCGCGGCCCGTGTGGTGCTGGGTGTTCACCATCCCAGCGACGTGTTGGCGGGGTGGCTGCTCGGGGTGGGGGTGGGCCTGCTCGCCGCGTCGGCAGGGGAGGGGGTGAGCGGTTGA